A window of Daucus carota subsp. sativus chromosome 2, DH1 v3.0, whole genome shotgun sequence genomic DNA:
GCAAAATAACATGTTTCACTCTTGCAAGCCTAAAAGAATATTCAACAttaatactcccttcgtccttgTATACATATGGAGAGAGAGACCCTCCGGacagagggagagggagggggaaGGGGAGAGAGAATAACATGTTTCACTCTTGCAAGCCCAAGAAAATATTCAACATtgatactcccttcgtccttgAAGACATATGGAGAGAGAACCCTTCGTCCTTGGAGGGAGGGagcgagagggagagggagagggagagagagacagacagagagagagagagtccttGGATACATATGGAGAGAGAGACCCTTCGTCCTtggagggagggggagggggaatCCTTGGATACATATGGAGAGCGAGACCCTTCATCCTTGGAGggaggagagagagggagagggagagggagagagagagagagagagagagagaatcctTGAATACATATGGAGCAAGAGAGACCCTTTGTCCttggagggagggagagagaccCTTCGTCCTtggagggagggggagggggagagagagagagagagaatcctTGGATACATATGGAGAGAGAGACCCTTCGTCCTTGgatggagggagggagggggagggggggagagagagagagagaatcctTGGATACATatggagagggagagggagagggagggagggagggagacagagagagagagagttcaaACCTGTGGGGGATTAATGATTGCACAAAAGCGGTCCACCGGAAACATTCCCAAATTTGATATACTGcagattaaaataattattgtaGACAACTTTTTGCATGCTGGAAGTGCAAAGATaggaaaacaatttttttggatgaaaTTAACCTGAAAGTGCCCCCTTGAAACTCGTTTGGTAATAGCTTTCCTGTCCGTGCCTTTTCCGCAAGTTCCTTGACCTGACAAGATTGCACCCAGGATATATACACTTGATAAACTATTCTCAGTGATCTAAATTGACAAGTCGGCCTATTAGAGGAAGATGTATAACTTAAAGATTCAGAACCTTTTTGTTCATACTATTTCTTCAGTAAATGCTTTAAATAAAATGGAAACTAACTTATACTTTTGATCATTTGACAAATAGTATAGACTAAAAACATATCTTTCCTCTTTAACACCTAACAGTGCAAGTGCATATGATTATCCGCCACTGTTCAATAAAGACATATGCAGCAagtgcattatatatatatatgtgtgtgtgtgtgtgtgtgtctatatgtatatatgtataagtacCCGATGACTGACAAGTAGCCTTCGTTTACTATTAAAAGCGTTAATCAGTAAGATGCAGCTTTTGCTACTCTGAAGCTGGTTTTGGTTATTTGTCCAAACATCAAATCTCTAGTGTAAACGACATCAAACATGAATACCATAAAAGTCCAGCTATACCTCTAGTGAGATCGCACTTATGGATTTCTGATCTGCATTCCTTACAATTGGAGTCATCAATCCCTGagtttcaaaaataaatgaGACAAAAGTTTGTTTACAAACTAAGAAAAGAATAATTGAGACTACAGCACACCTTCTCAGTTGCAACCGCAATTGATATATCAACAGATTCACACAAAATGATTTCACCTTTCTCATCACTCCAGAATGCTGCAATGCAACACATAATCAACTATTGCCACCAAATTGCTAACAACATAATTTCTAAATAACAAACAGAagaatgtaattaaaaataagcaTACAACTGAATATACAAACTTCAATGCTAATAATATGATTGTAGAACttaaaaagaagaaatttaTGAAATGATTACTAAAGTGAATTTTTGTTCAAATGTGTCAACACTCAACAGTGAAGCCTTGAGAAATGCACAAGTTTACGAGAAATGTAATTTATGACAAGACTTCCATGTTGCAATGTCCATTATCTGATAACTCACATTCACAAATATATCTTACCATTAGCTTCTGGTACGTTCTTCAGTGCAATTGCGACAGCTTTAATGACAATGTCATTTACTGAAACTTTAACATCGTATTTCTCTGTATAACAAGaataaaatgtcatcaacaaataataaaaaaattatgaagtaAAATTACGCAGTCATAAATTGCATACCTTTGAGCTCCTTCCTAAAGGAAAGTAGAGGATCCAGTATAACATCTGCTAAGAAACCATAAATTTTTTCATTACAAGTTTATTTTCTATAAAAAGTGATTGACCGCTTCATACAAGTACAAGAACCTGAAGATAAGTATAGGTGAGGGgtattttgttttgattccaAAAGTCTTTTCGCTATCACCTGCAGACCAAATTTGAGTATAAACCAGAAAGATTATATTAGAAGTAATCGGGTTGCAGAACTTATGAATATAGTTCCAGTTAAATGTACTAGACAGTTAAATGTATTAAGATGATGAAGGCAGACTAGAATGAGATTCAAGTAAACAGGTTTAACATTAGCATGGCAGAAACCTTAAAACAGAAACTAGGACCCAAAATAATGCTGCTCTGGACATGCCACTAAATGATGATATTTTTAACATTTGCAATGGCATGACTTCTCAAGTCTTTGGAGTGGCAGACAGCAGACTTGTAGCAGAAATTGGGTTTCTGCTGTTTCATGTGAGGGATCTTAAGAACCACCACTAATAAGACTGTTATAACCGTTTGGTGGTTAAAAGTGCCAATAATTGCTATCATCAATAATAACAATTGATCTAGTCAGGAGTTTTGGCTTCATGCATTGCTTTTGTTTTAAATGGGATCACTGGGAATTTACCCTATAACAAgacatgtataaaatataagtaGCAAGTTTTATTACcaacacaatttttttaaaacaaagccTGTTGAAGATGGGCATATCTATTAACAGTGTCATATATGCGCTTTCAACACAGTAGATTACTACTAATCTTATTATTTATACTATATCATACAGTGCCCAAATATACAGATTTCCAAAGACCTGATTAGTAAGTACCTTACGAATTTGACTATTAGGTTGGTCTTCGAAAGAATCTGACTGCTGTTTACGAGTTCCAACACTCTCCGATGCAGATGAAGAAGATCGTGGCTGAGCTTGAGGTGGAGACTTCTTCACGGTTGAAGAAGCTCCTGCAGAACCTTTCCCTGATTTTATTGCATCTAAAACATCACCTTTTAGCAAAGTACCACGAGGACCTGATGCTAGTAAAGATGAAGCATCCAATCCATGTTCAGTTATTAGCAACTTTGCAGATGGACTAAtcctagtaaatccactttttGACTTATTAACTTCAGTTTTGGCTTCATGAGGAGTTGATTTTTCCTCCTTCACTGGAAGTTTGCCAGTAACAGAAGTCTTGACAGCCTCAATATCATTTGAATCCTCCACCTTAAGAAAAAGATGGAACTAATAAATGTACTGGCAGATATTATGACACAAAGAGGAATTGATAAAAAATCTAAGTTCATTAACATTTAAAAAACCATTGTACTTCATATAAACTGAAATTTCATGTTAGAGATCCGGAAAGTAATACATAAAGCATATCACTTACTGTAATTGCAATGGGTTGTCCAACTGCAATATCTTTAGAACCTTCAGGTGCAAGTATCTTGGCCAGGAACCTGAATCAAAAAAATGTATTGAAAATGTTTTCAGGTGAGGTCTAGATGAATATAGTTCATAGTTGTCATAATAGAATATCTCGTCGATAGCACTGTAAGAAAAACTAGGCAGCACGGCACCTAGGATGTCCTGTACATGACTACATTAAGCAATATACATACATCTCTGACTTATGCAGTCTACCTTGGAAGTAAAGGTTGTGTATATGAGTCTTGTCACCTATATCTGGCTCATTATCTGCGTGCAACAATTCTCTACTAGATTGTAGAGAGGGCCAAGGTTTTTTATTATGCAAAAATggatattgatttatttttttcttgttGAACATTGTAGACTATAAACTGTATggtatatattgataaataagtACGGAAACATAATATACATAATggaattataatttaaactcaACTATTATGCTTATGTGTGTCATCGTAATTCACTAAATAGAGAAATTCGCACAAGTGATTGACTGAGTATACacgaaaataatatttgaaatgagTAGAACCACCAATTCTACATTGAATAAGTCTAGGACCAATTTATGAAATTAGAACATCCTAGTTCTATTCCTCCGTGTCAGACAAATGGCCAAAGACAACCAGATAAGTTGTGGCAACTGAACCATTAATCAGCGGCACATAATTGAATTCAGCGTTTAAGCCACTATCCAGATTTTGGTGTTGCTGAGATTTTCATCTtcgaataatcaaaattttagtaAAACACGTTATCTTGTCTAATAACAGATCTCTGAAATTAAAATGTGAATTTAAACTCGATGCTATTGGAAGAAACATACCCCTCTTCAAGACATTCATGTTCAAGAGTAGCTTTGTCAGTCTCTATCTCACAAATCACATCACCGACCTCTATCTGCAAATCGGGTTGATTGCTATGTCAAAATCAGAAATAACACAAAGTAATTTCACTATAGATGACCGGGGTATTTTACTTGCAGCTTATATTACATATAACTAACCTTATCCCCTTCCTTTTTCAACCACTTGACAATGTTACCTTGGTTCTGCAAGAAAGAACAATGATCAGAATAACCAGACTGAGAAGAGATATGAAGACACTGAGATTTGGGTTTTGCTTACCATGGTTGGGGATAATGCTGGCATTTCAAGAACAGCATGAGGTGGAAGTTTAGCAGCGTCAATATTCAAAGAGCTGGGTTCCTGCACTCTGTCGTCAGTTTGTTGAGCTGGTTGTTTTTCTTTAACGTCTGAGTCATTAGTAATATTAGATGGGACATTTTGTATATCGTCTGCATCTTCAACCTATAAACAAGAGTCTAATGATTACTCCCAAATATGATCCTATACCCAATAACAATATAGCATAACTACTTAAATATGATGCTACTCTTATATGCGGTTGCTTCCTGGTAAACAGTCTTCCCAATGCAGATAGAGAGTCTATCATCCCTCAAcataaaaatcaattatatcATCCCTATTGGGCCTATTCCATATTTCTACGTTTACAGCGACAAGGCACTTTTTGTTGCTGACAATCTGGATATGGAGACTCTGAAAGTTAGAAGAGGCTTATACTTATCCAGTCTTTCTTCCGCGATAGAGATGAGTAATCAGAGATATGAGACACTAATGTCAAACAATTTTCGTGGATCATTATCTATAATGCACCTTAAATGAGCATCCAATGAGTCTAGATAACTTCACATTATTTTTCCATAATGCCCGTGAAAAAACTCATAGAGCAAATTGTTCTAGGCCCTTTAGACATAATGtccattacaaaaaaaaaaaaaaaaaaaaaaaaccatactTGCATTGGCaatctgcaagtacaaactgtTTTTAGGCCCCTTAGACACAGATTTAACAATGACAGGTGAGGAAATATATAATGCAAGCAAGTACTTTTTGCAATTTACAATCAGCTTGACTTTGTTAAGAAATGCATTTTACCAGCTGATTCAACTAAAAAATTGACTTTCCAAACTAAGTTGGGGAATTCAGAATTGTACTTTGGCAACTGCTTCTAGACAAATTTCATCTAATCTAGTGATGATTATACGTTGAAAAAAATAGTATCTAAACTAAATTCTTACGCGAGTCTTTTGCAATAACATGTTTGCACAAAAATCTGAAATGTGCTTCATATCTACCATCTCTCTATTTATGCTCATAACTTGCTTCTGAGCAATATTTCTTTGTtcggattttctagtgtgtgcccatgggcacacactaacaaccactttttgttGAGGTGGAGGGCTTTTATTGGCCAAAACCTCATTAATAATCATGGCCCCCTGCATATGCACAAAAATCATGACTAGTAAAAGCCCTCCACCTCAAcaaaaagtagttgttagtgtgtgcccatgggcacacactagaaagacccttcTTTGTTTCTTAAAGAGTTTTTGACGATTTCTATAGCTTAAATATTAGGAGGAGAGCAAAATTTAAAGCTCGAGGGAAGGGGggggtgtgtgtgtgcgcgcgcgcgtgagagagagagagagagagaatagtGACCCTTACACTGCCTATGTTCAGGTCCAATACACTACAACTTACATGGACTAAATCGAAGTGGTGCATTCGGTCAATATAAGTATAATCATGCTACAACGCATTTTAAACTCCATATAGCTAAGTCAATATAAGTATTACAAAAGACAGGGAAACAACAAAAAAGCTTATTCTCCACCAAGTCCACTCCGTCTGAAACTAATCAAATCAATATGCTTTTCGATGGCCTGTTCAAGTCTTTGACGGAGTAGAGAAATGACTTGCTACATGACCAACTAACCTGAACTTTCTCCTAGTAATCACTTACTTTCTTATgctatttaattttgtttgctGATATTATAAACGTTAGAAAAAAGCAAGAACATTATTATACATAAAGGATAAAGGACTAGAAGTATACCGTGATTGCAATAGGCTTTCCCACGGGTATGTCCTTTGAACCTTCAGGTACCAATATCTTAGCTAAAAACCTGCATAAAATGGATCAGCCAAGAGTCTAAATAGAAAGCACCTCAAATATATAACTTTATGCTATCCATCTAAGAGATGAAACAGAAAATATTGAATCTCAAAAAACTATTAAATAATAGCAATATGCAGCAAAGAACCGCCACAGAATCATGTCATAGACACAAAAACAATATCATGGTTCCATAACTAGCAAACTGTAGAATACTTCAGTGAAAGAAGATAGTATTACCCCTCCTCAAGACACTCAAACTCAAGGGTAGCTTTGTCTGTCTCTATTTCACAAATAACATCCCCCACTTCTATCTGTCACATCAAAATTTACAAGTCAATACAGGGATAAGTTAAGAAACTTAGCCCATCAACAGTTATTTCTGAATTCTGGAAACTTTAAGATAATACTTAGAAGAAAAGTAAAATTTAGTAATCTAATGACACAGGTCATGTACTAATATTTAAGGTGCTAACCTTATCTCCTTCCTTCTTGTGCCATTTTGCTATGTTACCTTGCGTCTGCAATAAAGGGTACAGAGAGCATTTGTTATTTTCACTAGGAAGCATGtcaagttttatttttgaaagttGATACACCTAGCCATCTAAAATCATACCATTGTAGGGGACAAAGCCGGCATTTCGATGACAAGATGTGATGGAGGCTCTGCATTGACAGGAAGAATGCACTTAGAACTAGTAGTCTGTGAATCATATATGCTACTTACCATTTCTAAATATTCAATACTTAATTATtcttatttgttattatttttgagCCTCAGCTTGACAAAGCTAGCTGCACTAATTCAGAGTTGATAACTTGATCCCAGCTTACGATATTTTCTTGCTTAAAAAGGTCTCAAGCAATCCAACCACAACCTGGCATAATACAAATACTATTGATGCTCCCACGTGGAAGATGGAAGCTTGAAAAAAGTTTTTCAACTTTTAAACTAGAGCccacaaaaattaattaatatacagACATTCTGCTACTTAAGTTGTATCTAGACCTCTACTCTGGTATTGATTATGCCACACTATATTGGAAACGTCACAAATGACTTCCAAGCTATTTAAAAAATCAGTGGAACATTATGTTGGTCATTGGTAAATACTATATGAAAGACGTGAAAATTCTAAAATCTAACTGTGCAAAAAGCATTTCAAAATTGAAGGAGAAATTATAACCTGAAGATGAAAAGTGTCTCAACCCAATTTGCAACTGTGAAAGCACAACCAAAGGTTAGAAACTGATTATATCTGGTGTATGTTTTAGCTTAAAAAGAGCTTATAAGTCGAGAGTCGAGACAAGGACCTAACATCAGGTAATTACAAGCCCTTTTTATGCTGAAGCAAACACCAGCTGAGGAAATATAATTAGAGGATAGTTTATGATTACCTTCATCCGGGGTGGAGTTTCAGATATAATATTGTATCCTGAACGAGCTGTAGGCCTGAAAAGATTCTTTGCCAGTAGAATGTTAAAATTTACGAAAGAATACTGACCAAACTTATCACTACATGAATTAATAATGAACTAACTAGTCTGCTCCTGGAAATTTATTAAGTTAATGATTAAAGTTTAAAACAGAAGTAGTTATGGGTCAAAACGTAGTGATTGGATCAGCAAACAGGATAGACAATATCGGAAATCAAGTTATCTCAAACTCATGAGAGACCATTGGTCATTACTCACTAGACTGTGTGGCACTGTAAGAGTTGCAATTTAATCTTTTGTATTAAGAATGTAAAGCGGATTTTAAGGTGACTGTGGGTTCAGGAGATAACGATAAGCACCACCAAAGtttcatttctttattattGATCGTTTTTCTTCATCAGGCATCTTAGCTGGTTAATTGATAGTTGAAACCTGAAGCTTTGGCAGTTGGCTCAATTTGTTTCCTAACTTGAGGTAAATTCCTTATGCTTATCAAAAAGAAATAGATATATCCCTAACATTTCTTTAATAGATTTAAAATGGATTTGGCAAAAATGACATAATCATCAAAGAGTAATCTTATGGGTCAGCAAACAATAAGTAGAGGGATACAAACCTGAAAAAATCTTTATCCACATCAAACGTTCTATTTAACCCTGAACTACTGCAATAACAAGATTAAACAATATTGTAATTAACcattaatattataaacaagCCTAGCTCatctaaaattttagaaaataagaaaaatggaAGTATGTATTGTGTATGGACTAAGGTGGGAACAATGTGATAGACACAAGAATAACCATCGCCACAGAAaaagacaattttttttatgaaagcTTGTACTGTAGAGAAGATTTTTACTAAGACTGAAGACTAAATTTAGAAGAAAAGATTTTACATCAAGAAATGACATGCACAGACAGATAAAATGTGTCACTTAAGAATCATGATTGAGCTTCTAAAACTGGGAAAGTTATATGCAAAAGAATGAGTAAGATAATCCCCTGTTATCTTGGATTCACAACTCGTCTTGCAGCGTAACACTCTACTTAAATTCATACCTACTCTACCAGAGGTCCACATCCTTCTCACACTACTAGAATCCTACTCATTTCACAGTGATACTCTCTTTGGACTTGCTCCGTTACAGCCACAATCCTCATTACACAAGTACACTCCGTACACCTCACTTTTAAACTACACACATAAAACTCAACTAATAAATTAACACGTAACcaattccaaaaaaaataaaaaaatcctacTTAAAATAACGTTAAAGGGATACAACAGCACTTTTATACAGCTAAAATCTAGTAAATGCATTTCTAAACTAATTACCCTAAACATCGCCACATTATAGCATTCAAATTGTTTACGAAACAACACCGCTATATAACACCTGGAAATGCACCTAAACCTAAGTCTCTCCCGGATCGCAGTTCGAATTATTGCACGAGATTTAATATTCAACCAAATAAAGACCTAAACTATAATAATTTCATCATTTAACTATAAtcgaaacaaaaaataaaatcaaaagtaaaaaataagaaGCAAGTATAAAACTAAACCGATacataaaaagatataataaagGTAAATTGAAGACTCACCtggagagattgggagagatTGCAGAGAGATAGCGAGATTTAAAGAGAGAGGGAGCGCGCGAGATCACCGGATGTCGTAGCCGTGAGAGCGCCATCGATGCTTACACCTACTCTCTGTATGTAATTGTGTGTATGTATGATTCTGAATGGCGAGTTGGCGACTTTTGTTGATTATTCAGCAAACCACTAAACTAAttaattgtaaaataaaaagattcgTGGATTCGAATTGTGGGCTTTTATGGGCTGCTTTCTCTGTTTATTGCTacgtaattaatattaattataattttgtggagtttaaatattaaaagaaatttgCCTTGATTGATAGTAGTAGTATATAGTTGGATTtgaacatttaataaatttttggtGATTAAATTTTCGATAAAGACGcgtgaaaaaaaaaatggataACGACTTCAGTTGTAATGTTTTTGAATTGACAGGACTTTTGTTGATTTGCATTACAGTATTAATGTTGATAAATACGATAAACTCTAATTTACACGGTTTAGtgataatttca
This region includes:
- the LOC108210053 gene encoding dihydrolipoyllysine-residue acetyltransferase component 1 of pyruvate dehydrogenase complex, mitochondrial produces the protein MALSRLRHPVISRAPSLFKSRYLSAISPNLSSSSGLNRTFDVDKDFFRPTARSGYNIISETPPRMKLQIGLRHFSSSEPPSHLVIEMPALSPTMTQGNIAKWHKKEGDKIEVGDVICEIETDKATLEFECLEEGFLAKILVPEGSKDIPVGKPIAITVEDADDIQNVPSNITNDSDVKEKQPAQQTDDRVQEPSSLNIDAAKLPPHAVLEMPALSPTMNQGNIVKWLKKEGDKIEVGDVICEIETDKATLEHECLEEGFLAKILAPEGSKDIAVGQPIAITVEDSNDIEAVKTSVTGKLPVKEEKSTPHEAKTEVNKSKSGFTRISPSAKLLITEHGLDASSLLASGPRGTLLKGDVLDAIKSGKGSAGASSTVKKSPPQAQPRSSSSASESVGTRKQQSDSFEDQPNSQIRKVIAKRLLESKQNTPHLYLSSDVILDPLLSFRKELKEKYDVKVSVNDIVIKAVAIALKNVPEANAFWSDEKGEIILCESVDISIAVATEKGLMTPIVRNADQKSISAISLEVKELAEKARTGKLLPNEFQGGTFSISNLGMFPVDRFCAIINPPQAGILAVGRGNQIVEPIVGADGIEKPGVITKMNLTLSADHRVFDGKVGGDFVKALSSNFSDIRRMLL